One genomic window of Enoplosus armatus isolate fEnoArm2 chromosome 19, fEnoArm2.hap1, whole genome shotgun sequence includes the following:
- the plcb1l gene encoding 1-phosphatidylinositol 4,5-bisphosphate phosphodiesterase beta-1: MAGAQPGVHALQLKPVSVPESLRKGNKFMKWDDDSTTVTPVTLTVDPKGYFLYWTDQNKDTELLDIAYIKDARNGKCTKTPKEAKLRELLDVSTLAGKMENRMLTVVSGPDMVNITYLNFMAFQEETAKEWAEELFNLASNLLLQNMSREACLEKVYTRLKLQLNPEGRIPVKNIFRMFSADRKRVETALENCNLPSGRNDSIPQEDFTPEVYNMFLSNICPRSELDHIFSDVGAKSRPYLTVEQMTEFINSKQRDPRLNEILYPPLKPEQVQVLVDKYEPNASLAQKGQISVEGFARYLNGEENTIIPPEKLDQSEDMTLPLSHYFINSSHNTYLTAGQLAGNSSVEMYKQVLLSGCRCIELDCWKGRTTEEEPVITHGFTMTTEISFKEVIEAIAECAFKTSPFPIILSFENHVDSPKQQAKMAEYCRSIFGDALLTEPLEKYPLESNVPLPSPMELMGKILVKNKKKHHKTDGSTKKKLSEQVSNTYSDSSSVCEPSSPSAGSTKEEMADSSQPSEGAELSLRPQGRKSIGEVEAESEDEDDDDDDCKKGSMDEGTAGSEAFATEEMSNLVIYIQPVKFNSFEASKKINRSFQMSSFVETKALEQLTKSPVEFVEYNKLQLSRIYPKGTRVDSSNYNPQLFWNAGCQLVALNFQTIDLSMQLNLGMYEYNGKCGYRLKPEFMRRPDKHFDPFTESTVDGIVANTLSVKIISGQFLSDKKVGTYVEIDMFGLPVDTKRKAFKTKTSQGNAINPVWEEEAIVFKKVVLPTLASLRIAVFEEGGKFIGHRIIPVSAIRPGYHYISLRNEKNQSLTLPALFVYVEVKDYVPDTFADVIEALSNPIRYVNLMEQRANQLAALTLEEGGEEEGDKEVEAGSDAPSESKVDQRVTLPAENGLSHTPIIAPKPPSLVGHQPQSAGSLKPSVKTEDIIQSVLTELEAQTVEELKQQKGFVREQRKQYKEMKELVRKHHRKTSELIKEHTARASELQSQHQRRRSAMQKSHKRDGKKSRSEHSLSTLDQELCELDQECSQRLAELKEQQQQQLLTLRQEQYYSEKYQKREHIKQLVEKLTTIAEECQSAQLKKLRDICEKEKKDLKKKMDKKRQEKINEAKSKDKNVTEEEKLEINRSFVNEVVQYIKRLEDAQSKRHERLLEKHKDIRQQILDERPKLQSDLDQEYQDKFRRLPVEIQEFVQDSSKAKVSDDGVHGNLVASSTTERLNHKASQSEDDTEEGSSERVYDTPL; encoded by the exons GAAGCCAAGCTGCGTGAGCTGCTGGATGTCAGCACGCTGGCGGGGAAGATGGAGAACAGGATGCTGACCGTGGTGAGCGGCCCTGACATGGTCAACATCACCTACCTGAACTTCATGGCTTTCCAGGAGGAGACGGCTAAG GAATGGGCGGAAGAGCTGTTCAACCTGGCATCTAACCTCTTGCTACAGAACATGTCCAGAGAGGCCTGCCTTGAGAAAGT ATACACTCGGCTGAAGCTGCAGCTCAACCCTGAGGGGCGAATCCCCGTCAAGAA TATCTTCAGGATGTTCTCAGCAGACAGGAAGCGAGTGGAGACGGCCCTGGAAAACTGTAACCTCCCTTCTGGCAGA AATGACTCCATCCCTCAGGAAGATTTCACTCCAGAGGTCTACAACATGTTCCTGAGCAACATCTGCCCCAGATCCGAGCTGGACCACATCTTCTCTGACGT GGGGGCTAAGAGTCGTCCATACCTCACTGTGGAGCAGATGACGGAGTTTATTAACAGTAAACAGCGAGACCCTCGTCTGAACGAGATACTCTACCCTCCTCTCAAACCAGAACAGGTCCAGGTGCTGGTGGACAAATATGAGCCCAATGCTTCACTGGCACAGAAAG GTCAGATCTCAGTGGAAGGCTTTGCCCGGTATCTGAATGGAGAGGAGAACACCATCATCCCCCCGGAGAAGCTGGACCAGAGCGAAGACATGACCCTTCCCCTCTCCCACTATTTCATCAACTCCTCACACAACACATACCTCACAG CCGGCCAGCTCGCAGGGAACTCCTCAGTCGAGATGTACAAGCAGGTTCTTCTGTCAGGGTGCCGCTGCATTGAACTGGACTGCTGGAAGGGTcgcaccacagaagaagagccTGTCATCACTCACGGCTTCACCATGACAACTGAAATCTCCTTCAAG gagGTGATCGAGGCTATAGCAGAGTGTGCCTTCAAGACCTCGCCCTTCCCCATCATCCTGTCCTTTGAGAACCACGTGGACTC ACCAAAGCAGCAGGCTAAGATGGCAGAGTACTGCCGGTCAATATTTGGAGACGCATTACTGACAGAACCTCTGGAGAAATATCCT CTGGAGTCTAATGTGCCGCTACCCAGCCCAATGGAGCTGATGGGGAAGATCTTGgtgaagaacaagaagaaacacCACAAGACAGACGGAAGCACCAAGAAGAAACTGTCGGAGCAGGTTTCCAACACCTACAGCGATtcttccagtgtgtgtgagccttcCTCCCCCAGTGCAG GTTCAACCAAAGAGGAGATGGCAGATTCCTCGCAGCCCTCTGAGGGTGCAGAGCTCAGCCTGAGGCCACAGGGCAGAAAATCTATTG gtgaggtggaggcagaaagtgaggatgaagatgatgatgatgacgactgTAAAAAGGGCTCAATGGATGAG ggtACAGCAGGCAGTGAGGCATTTGCCACGGAGGAAATGTCCAATCTGGTCATCTACATCCAGCCAGTCAAGTTTAACAGCTTTGAGGCTTCCAAAA AGATCAATCGAAGCTTCCAGATGTCATCCTTTGTAGAGACCAAAGCTTTGGAGCAACTGACCAAATCTCCTGTAGAGTTTGTGGA ATACAAcaagctgcagctgagcaggATCTACCCTAAAGGCACCCGAGTGGATTCATCCAACTACAACCCTCAGCTCTTCTGGAACGCCGGCTGTCAGCTGGTGGCTCTCAACTTCCAAACCATTG ATTTGTCCATGCAGTTAAACCTGGGCATGTATGAGTACAACGGGAAATGTGGCTACAGACTCAAACCAGAGTTTATGAGACGGCCGGACAAACACTTTGACCCTTTCACTGAGAGCACAGTGGATGGGATAGTAGCCAACACACTGTCTgtaaag ATCATCTCCGGCCAGTTCCTGTCAGATAAAAAAGTAGGGACGTACGTGGAGATTGACATGTTCGGCTTACCGGTGGACACCAAGAGGAAAGCGTTTAAGACTAAGACATCTCAGGGCAACGCCATCAACCCTGTCTGGGAAGAGGAGGCCATTGTCTTCAAGAAG GTTGTTCTGCCCACACTTGCTTCATTAAGGATAGCTGTGTTTGAAGAAGGAGGGAAGTTCATCGGCCACCGTATCATTCCTGTGTCAGCCATCCGTCCAG GCTATCACTACATCAGTCTAAGGAACGAGAAGAACCAGTCCCTGACTTtgcctgctctgtttgtgtatgtagaGGTAAAGGACTATGTCCCAGACACATTTGCAG ATGTCATTGAAGCCTTGTCCAATCCCATCCGCTATGTCAACCTGATGGAGCAGAGAGCCAATCAGCTGGCTGCTCTCACtttggaggagggaggagaggaggagggtgacaaagag GTGGAGGCAGGAAGTGATGCCCCCTCAGAATCTAAGGTGGACCAGAGGGTAACATTGCCCGCAGAGAATGGACTGAGCCACACACCCATTATCGCCCCGAAACCCCCTTCGCTGGTCGGCCACCAGCCCCAGTCTGCAG GCTCATTGAAGCCATCAGTGAAGACTGAAGACATCATTCAGAGTGTCCTCACTG AATTAGAGGCTCAGACAGTGGAGGAGTTGAAGCAACAGAAGGGCTTTGTTCGAGAGCAGAGGAAGCAGTACAAGGAGATGAAGGAGCTGGTTCGGAAACACCACCGCAAGACCAGCGAGCTGATCAAGGAGCACACCGCTCGTGCGTCTGAGCTGCAGAGCCAGCATCAGCGCCGGCGCTCTGCCATGCAAAAGAGCCACAAACGAGACGGTAAGAAAAG TCGGTCCGAACACTCTCTGTCAACCCTGGACCAGGAGCTGTGTGAGCTTGATCAGGAGTGCAGCCAGAGGCTCGCGGagctgaaggagcagcagcagcagcagctcctcacacTCCGCCAGGAGCAGTACTACAGCGAAAAGTACCAGAAACGAGAACACATCAAACAg CTGGTTGAGAAGCTGACCACTATAGCAGAGGAGTGCCAGAGTGCTCAGCTCAAAAAGCTGAGAGACATCTGTGAGAA AGAAAAGAAGGATCTTAAGAAGAAAATGGACAAGAAAAGGCAAGAGAAGATCAATGAAGCCAAATCTAAAGACAAGAATGTGACAGAAGA AGAGAAGCTAGAGATCAACAGATCGTTTGTCAACGAGGTGGTGCAGTATATCAAAAGG cTGGAAGACGCACAGAGTAAAAGACATGAGAGACTACTGGAGAAGCACAAGGACATCCGCCAGCAAATCTTAGATGAAAGGCCAAAG CTGCAGAGCGATCTGGACCAGGAGTACCAGGACAAATTTCGCCGGCTACCCGTGGAGATCCAGGAGTTTGTCCAGGACAGCAGCAAGGCCAAGGTTAGCGACGATGGTGTCCATGGAAACCTTGTTGCCTCCTCAACAACAGAGAGGCTCAACCACAAGGCGTCGCAGTCCGAGGACGACACGGAGGAGGGTTCGTCGGAACGGGTCTACGACACGCCCCTTTAG